One Jannaschia sp. GRR-S6-38 genomic window carries:
- a CDS encoding glutamine synthetase family protein: MSDDSESGWLHGHPEVGSVRVAACDLNGQARGKRYPRRFAHKLEAEGTRFPFSILNLDIWGEDIEDSPLVFDSGDADGILKPTERGFVPMPWLSTPTALLPVWMYHEDGRPFAGDPRHALAAVLARFRRHGLTPVVATEMEFYLVDDSTRQLRVPASPRSGKRRPGAETLSMRALDAFDIFFTELYDAAEAMDIPANTAISEAGIGQFEIDLSHQPDALKAADDAWLFKLLLRGLARKHGFAASFMAKPYPDYAGNGMHVHFSVLDEDGANIFDDGTREGAPALRHAVAGLLAAAPAATLVFAPHLNSYDRLVPGAHAPTGLAWAYENRTAAIRIPSGPHAARRIEHRISGGDANPYLLLATILAAALQGIEDGAEPPAPIAGNAYAMDLPQIPATWPEAVDRFATDHWTPRLLPRPLIENLVLTKRQEIRDIEELTADERMDLYLDTV, from the coding sequence ATGAGCGACGACAGCGAGTCCGGCTGGCTGCACGGCCATCCCGAGGTCGGGTCGGTGCGCGTCGCCGCCTGCGACCTGAACGGCCAGGCGCGGGGCAAGCGCTATCCGCGCCGCTTCGCCCACAAGCTGGAGGCCGAGGGGACGCGCTTTCCCTTCTCGATCCTCAATCTCGACATCTGGGGCGAGGATATCGAGGACAGCCCGCTGGTCTTCGACAGCGGCGATGCCGACGGCATCCTGAAACCGACCGAGCGGGGCTTCGTGCCGATGCCCTGGCTCTCGACACCCACCGCGCTCCTGCCGGTCTGGATGTATCACGAGGACGGCCGCCCCTTCGCCGGCGACCCGCGCCACGCGCTGGCCGCGGTGCTCGCCCGCTTCCGCCGCCACGGGCTGACCCCGGTCGTCGCCACCGAGATGGAGTTCTACCTCGTCGACGACAGCACCCGGCAGCTGCGCGTTCCGGCCTCGCCGCGCTCGGGCAAGCGCCGGCCGGGGGCCGAGACGCTGTCGATGCGCGCGCTCGACGCCTTCGACATCTTCTTCACCGAGCTCTACGACGCCGCCGAGGCGATGGACATTCCCGCCAACACCGCGATCAGCGAGGCGGGCATCGGCCAGTTCGAGATCGACCTCAGCCACCAGCCCGACGCGCTGAAGGCCGCCGACGATGCCTGGCTCTTCAAACTGCTCCTGCGCGGTCTGGCCCGCAAGCACGGCTTCGCGGCCAGCTTCATGGCCAAGCCCTATCCCGATTACGCGGGTAACGGGATGCATGTGCATTTCTCGGTGCTGGACGAGGACGGCGCCAACATCTTCGACGACGGCACCCGCGAGGGCGCGCCGGCGCTGCGCCACGCCGTGGCCGGGCTGCTGGCCGCGGCGCCCGCCGCGACGCTGGTCTTCGCGCCGCATCTCAACAGCTATGACCGGCTGGTGCCCGGCGCCCACGCGCCCACCGGCCTGGCCTGGGCCTATGAGAACCGCACCGCCGCTATCCGCATCCCCTCGGGCCCGCATGCCGCCCGCCGGATCGAGCACCGCATCTCGGGCGGCGACGCCAATCCCTACCTGCTGCTCGCCACCATCCTCGCCGCCGCGCTGCAGGGGATCGAGGACGGGGCCGAGCCGCCCGCCCCGATCGCCGGCAATGCCTACGCGATGGACCTGCCGCAGATCCCCGCCACCTGGCCCGAAGCTGTCGACCGCTTCGCCACCGACCACTGGACCCCGCGCCTGCTGCCCCGCCCGCTGATCGAGAACCTGGTCCTGACCAAGCGCCAGGAGATCCGCGACATCGAGGAGCTGACCGCCGACGAGCGCATGGATCTCTACCTGGACACGGTATGA
- a CDS encoding EamA family transporter, translated as MSTTVLLAVLGAALLHASWNVVVKAGVSKVGGIAMMTVVQGIAGGVVILASPWPAAAVWPWLVASGVFHAGYKLFLAFAYEHGDLSRVYPIARGAAPMIVLLVGPLILTDALSPQEVLGIVVLGCGIATMAAGALRAREARRLIPYALGSAAMTAGYTIVDGSGARVAASAAQYVGWLFFLDMLIFTPLMVALRGRAIFPGTLRAWAPGALAALLSYLAYAVAVWAMTEAPIALVGALRETSILFAVLLGWLLLGERVDRWKAIAAVLIVAGVALTRL; from the coding sequence ATGAGCACGACCGTCCTGCTGGCCGTGCTCGGCGCGGCGCTGCTGCATGCCAGCTGGAACGTCGTGGTGAAGGCCGGCGTCTCGAAGGTCGGCGGCATCGCGATGATGACCGTAGTGCAGGGGATCGCGGGGGGCGTGGTGATCCTCGCCTCGCCCTGGCCCGCCGCCGCCGTCTGGCCCTGGCTCGTCGCCTCGGGCGTCTTCCACGCGGGCTACAAGCTGTTCCTCGCCTTCGCCTACGAGCACGGTGATCTCAGCCGCGTCTACCCGATCGCGCGGGGCGCGGCCCCGATGATCGTGCTCCTCGTCGGGCCGCTGATCCTGACCGACGCGCTCAGCCCGCAGGAGGTGCTGGGCATCGTCGTGCTGGGCTGCGGCATCGCCACCATGGCCGCCGGCGCGCTCCGCGCCCGCGAAGCGCGGCGGCTCATTCCCTACGCGCTGGGCTCGGCGGCGATGACCGCGGGCTACACCATCGTCGACGGCTCGGGCGCGCGGGTCGCGGCCTCGGCGGCGCAATATGTCGGCTGGCTGTTCTTCCTCGACATGCTGATCTTCACGCCGCTGATGGTCGCGCTGCGCGGCCGTGCGATCTTCCCCGGCACGCTGCGCGCCTGGGCGCCCGGCGCGCTGGCGGCGCTGCTGTCCTACCTCGCCTACGCCGTCGCCGTCTGGGCGATGACCGAGGCGCCCATCGCGCTGGTGGGCGCGCTGCGCGAGACCTCGATCCTCTTCGCGGTGCTTCTGGGCTGGCTCCTGCTTGGCGAACGCGTCGACCGCTGGAAGGCCATCGCGGCCGTCCTGATCGTCGCCGGCGTGGCGCTGACCCGGCTCTGA
- a CDS encoding CAP domain-containing protein: MRRMRVLAAMLAAGLAGPAGAGVLDAVNAQRGAAGLPALAEDAALTRAAETQAVHMAQTGQLSHAGPRGRGVLPRIRGAGFGACFAAENVAWGQRDLAEVTAGWMRSPGHRRNILDRRATHGGLALAKTADGRPYWALVLAARC; this comes from the coding sequence ATGCGACGGATGCGGGTGCTGGCGGCGATGTTGGCTGCGGGGCTGGCGGGGCCGGCCGGGGCGGGGGTCCTGGACGCGGTGAACGCGCAGCGCGGCGCGGCGGGCCTGCCGGCGCTGGCCGAGGACGCGGCGCTGACCCGCGCGGCCGAGACGCAGGCGGTGCATATGGCGCAGACCGGGCAGCTCAGCCATGCGGGCCCGCGCGGGCGGGGCGTGCTGCCGCGCATCCGGGGCGCGGGGTTCGGCGCCTGTTTCGCCGCCGAGAACGTGGCCTGGGGCCAGCGCGACCTGGCCGAGGTGACGGCGGGCTGGATGCGCTCGCCGGGGCATCGCCGCAACATCCTGGACCGGCGGGCGACGCATGGCGGGCTGGCGCTGGCGAAGACGGCCGATGGGCGGCCCTATTGGGCGCTGGTTCTGGCGGCGCGCTGTTGA
- a CDS encoding type 1 glutamine amidotransferase, whose translation MKIGILMAGHTSAEIAARHGDFDAMFRRLLDGHGFTFETWDVEGMDFPDAPSAADGWLVSGSKHGAYEDHAFIPPLEAFIRDVHAARVPLAGICFGHQIVAQALGGAVVKHPDGWALGHSRYALPGGEEIALNAWHQDQVVALPPGARVLASNAFCPVAAMAVGDHVLTVQAHPEFSNAVLDDYVRTRRGTGSYPEDRMDAAADTSRPIDDARLGRAIADFFKTGVPHV comes from the coding sequence ATGAAAATCGGCATCCTCATGGCCGGGCATACCAGCGCCGAGATCGCGGCGCGGCACGGCGATTTCGACGCCATGTTCCGTCGCCTCCTCGACGGTCATGGCTTCACCTTCGAGACATGGGATGTCGAGGGGATGGATTTCCCCGACGCGCCGTCGGCGGCGGATGGCTGGCTGGTGAGCGGCTCGAAGCACGGCGCCTACGAGGATCACGCCTTCATCCCGCCGCTCGAAGCCTTCATCCGCGACGTCCATGCCGCCCGGGTGCCGCTGGCCGGCATCTGCTTCGGCCACCAGATCGTCGCGCAGGCGCTGGGCGGGGCGGTGGTCAAGCATCCGGACGGCTGGGCGCTGGGCCACAGCCGCTACGCCCTGCCCGGCGGCGAAGAGATCGCGCTCAACGCCTGGCACCAGGACCAGGTCGTGGCGCTGCCGCCCGGCGCGCGGGTGCTGGCGTCGAACGCCTTCTGCCCGGTCGCCGCCATGGCCGTGGGCGACCACGTGCTGACCGTGCAGGCGCATCCCGAATTCTCCAATGCCGTGCTCGACGATTACGTCCGCACGCGGCGCGGCACCGGCAGCTATCCCGAGGACCGGATGGACGCCGCCGCCGATACCAGCCGCCCGATCGACGACGCCCGCCTGGGCCGGGCGATCGCGGATTTCTTCAAGACCGGGGTGCCCCATGTCTGA
- a CDS encoding glutamine synthetase family protein — protein sequence MSDWLAQTSDHARAFLEGRRLDEVECIIADLSGIARGKAMPAAKFAKQRHFYLPSSIFQQTITGDWAEDGDAAFLEPDMILRPDFATACAAPWTADWTMQVIHDMFDQSGDPVPTAPRNVLKRVVALYEARGWKPVVAPEMEFYLVARNVDPAQPVQPPMGRSGRRAAARQAYSMSAVDEYGKVIDDIYDFAEAMGLEIDGILQEGGSGQVEMNLRHGDPVKLADEIFYFKRMIREAALRSDCYATFMAKPIQDEPGSAMHIHHSVVDLQTGRNIFDGGDGTETPEFLHFVGGMQTHLPSVIALLAPYVNSYRRYVRDFAAPINLEWGRDNRTTGLRVPVSDPDAKRIENRIAGMDCNPYLGIAASLACGYLGLVNRIDPAPQFTGDAYDSAEGIPRDLSTALDLFEAATEMHEVLHPHFATVYTAVKRLEYGAFLQVISPWEREHLLLNV from the coding sequence ATGTCTGACTGGCTCGCACAGACCTCCGACCACGCCCGCGCCTTCCTCGAAGGCCGCCGCCTGGACGAGGTGGAATGCATCATCGCCGACCTGTCGGGCATCGCCCGCGGCAAGGCGATGCCGGCGGCGAAATTCGCCAAGCAGCGGCATTTCTACCTGCCCAGCTCGATCTTCCAGCAGACCATCACCGGTGACTGGGCCGAGGATGGCGATGCCGCCTTCCTCGAGCCGGACATGATCCTGCGGCCCGATTTCGCGACCGCCTGCGCCGCGCCCTGGACGGCCGATTGGACGATGCAGGTGATCCACGACATGTTCGACCAGTCCGGCGACCCGGTGCCCACCGCGCCGCGCAACGTGCTCAAGCGCGTGGTCGCGCTCTACGAGGCGCGGGGCTGGAAGCCGGTTGTCGCGCCCGAAATGGAATTCTACCTCGTGGCGCGCAACGTCGATCCCGCTCAGCCGGTGCAGCCGCCGATGGGCCGCTCGGGGCGGCGCGCGGCGGCGCGGCAGGCCTATTCGATGAGCGCGGTCGACGAATACGGCAAGGTCATCGACGACATCTACGATTTCGCCGAGGCCATGGGGCTCGAGATCGACGGCATCCTGCAAGAGGGCGGCTCGGGCCAGGTCGAGATGAACCTGCGCCACGGCGACCCGGTCAAGCTCGCCGACGAGATCTTCTACTTCAAGCGCATGATCCGCGAGGCGGCGCTGCGCTCGGATTGCTACGCCACCTTCATGGCGAAGCCCATCCAGGACGAGCCGGGCTCGGCCATGCATATCCACCACTCGGTCGTCGACCTGCAGACGGGGCGCAACATCTTCGACGGCGGCGACGGGACCGAGACACCGGAATTCCTGCATTTCGTGGGCGGCATGCAGACGCATCTGCCCTCGGTCATCGCGCTGCTCGCGCCCTACGTGAACTCCTACCGGCGCTACGTCCGCGACTTCGCGGCGCCCATCAACCTCGAATGGGGCCGCGACAACCGCACCACGGGGCTGCGCGTCCCGGTCTCGGACCCCGACGCCAAGCGCATCGAGAACCGGATCGCGGGCATGGATTGCAACCCCTATCTGGGCATCGCCGCCTCGCTGGCCTGCGGCTATCTGGGCCTCGTGAACCGCATCGACCCCGCGCCGCAATTCACCGGCGACGCCTATGACAGCGCCGAGGGCATCCCCCGCGACCTGTCCACCGCGCTCGACCTCTTCGAGGCCGCGACCGAGATGCACGAGGTGCTGCATCCGCATTTCGCGACCGTCTACACCGCGGTGAAGCGGCTGGAATACGGCGCCTTCCTGCAGGTCATCTCGCCCTGGGAGCGCGAGCATCTCCTCCTGAACGTGTGA
- a CDS encoding NAD(P)/FAD-dependent oxidoreductase, translating to MTDLRAFGTSWLHANGDRGTWPATWWAEGLDLPAPLPPLDGAAQADLCVVGGGITGLSAALHAARAGMSVILLEAQRVGWGASGRNGGQVGTGLNWDQPRLEAKLGPARARAVWDLTEAARRLTRELAGQAGTEWHPGILHACRSQTALDAATRTAARMARDYGTATETLDRADLQARIGTSAYAGGVLDPAAGWINPLAYTLGLARACLAAGVRIHEGAEVHRVGPPVATARGRVTARFVLHATNGYGTHLGTKAAARVLPINNYIAVTEPLARPPMADPVAVADDRFVVNYFRQTPDGRLLYGGGESYGRRFPADIAARVRANLARTYPELADVRFTHAWGGTLAVTATRLPWLAETAPGRFAAGGYSGHGLALAGLAGQLVVEAMRGERARFDKLAALPVPALPGGRLFGGLMAQAGMVFGALKDRLG from the coding sequence GTGACGGATTTGCGCGCCTTCGGCACGTCCTGGCTCCATGCCAATGGCGACCGCGGCACCTGGCCCGCCACCTGGTGGGCCGAGGGGCTGGACCTGCCCGCGCCGCTCCCGCCGCTCGACGGCGCCGCGCAGGCCGATCTCTGCGTCGTGGGCGGCGGCATCACCGGGCTCTCGGCGGCGCTGCACGCGGCGCGGGCGGGGATGTCGGTCATCCTGCTCGAGGCGCAGCGCGTGGGCTGGGGCGCCTCGGGGCGCAATGGCGGCCAGGTCGGCACCGGGCTCAACTGGGACCAGCCGCGGCTGGAGGCCAAGCTCGGTCCCGCCCGCGCTCGCGCCGTCTGGGACCTGACCGAGGCCGCCCGCCGCCTCACCCGGGAGCTGGCCGGACAGGCCGGCACCGAATGGCACCCCGGCATCCTCCACGCCTGCCGCAGCCAGACCGCCCTCGACGCCGCCACCCGCACCGCCGCGCGGATGGCGCGCGACTATGGCACCGCGACCGAGACGCTGGACCGCGCCGACCTCCAGGCCCGGATCGGCACAAGCGCCTATGCCGGCGGCGTGCTCGACCCCGCGGCCGGCTGGATCAACCCGCTGGCCTATACGCTCGGCCTCGCCCGCGCCTGCTTGGCCGCCGGCGTCCGCATCCACGAGGGCGCCGAGGTCCACCGCGTCGGCCCCCCCGTCGCCACCGCCCGGGGCCGCGTCACCGCGCGCTTCGTGCTCCACGCCACCAACGGCTACGGCACGCATCTGGGCACGAAGGCCGCCGCCCGCGTGCTGCCCATCAACAACTACATCGCCGTGACCGAGCCGCTCGCCCGCCCGCCCATGGCCGACCCCGTCGCCGTGGCCGACGACCGCTTCGTGGTGAACTATTTCCGCCAGACCCCGGACGGCCGCCTGCTCTATGGCGGGGGCGAGAGCTACGGCCGCCGCTTCCCCGCCGACATCGCCGCCCGCGTCCGCGCCAACCTCGCCCGCACCTACCCGGAGCTCGCCGACGTCCGCTTCACCCATGCTTGGGGCGGCACGCTGGCGGTGACGGCGACGCGCCTGCCCTGGCTGGCCGAGACCGCGCCGGGCCGCTTCGCCGCGGGGGGCTATTCGGGCCACGGGCTGGCGCTGGCGGGGCTCGCGGGCCAGCTGGTGGTCGAGGCGATGCGGGGCGAGCGCGCCCGCTTCGACAAGCTGGCCGCCCTGCCGGTCCCCGCGCTGCCAGGCGGGCGGCTCTTCGGAGGCCTCATGGCGCAGGCGGGGATGGTCTTCGGCGCGCTGAAGGACCGATTGGGGTGA
- a CDS encoding DUF6338 family protein, with amino-acid sequence MLELASLEHAILAVALLSPGFLLLFGRSQFLTGRIKGVASGSLEYLMVSSIYYALAFPIYKSSGGEGYFSLLIFLLIGPLGLGLLLGFMSQKNWLRSALGWFGLNLVHHTPTGWDHAFGGRVGEYWVVVNLHSGGVFYGVWGGDSLASSDLSRRDIFIEDVRTRDFQPVEKDGRKRSVWISEVDIRSIEIIKDNQDVKG; translated from the coding sequence ATGCTTGAACTCGCAAGTCTAGAGCATGCGATACTGGCAGTCGCGCTGTTAAGTCCAGGATTTCTGCTACTCTTCGGGCGGAGCCAATTCTTGACAGGCCGGATTAAGGGGGTCGCGTCCGGCTCGTTGGAATATCTGATGGTTTCGTCAATTTACTATGCGCTGGCTTTTCCGATATACAAGAGCAGCGGCGGCGAAGGTTACTTCTCGCTATTGATTTTTCTACTCATTGGGCCGCTGGGTCTTGGCTTGCTTCTTGGCTTTATGTCACAAAAGAACTGGCTTAGGTCAGCGCTTGGGTGGTTTGGATTAAATCTTGTTCACCATACACCTACTGGTTGGGATCACGCTTTCGGAGGACGGGTCGGCGAATACTGGGTTGTCGTAAATCTACACTCTGGGGGCGTCTTTTACGGCGTCTGGGGTGGCGATTCACTGGCGTCCTCTGATCTTTCGCGGCGAGATATCTTCATTGAAGATGTTCGAACAAGGGACTTTCAGCCAGTAGAAAAGGATGGTAGGAAAAGATCAGTGTGGATATCGGAGGTCGATATTCGCTCTATTGAAATAATCAAGGATAATCAGGATGTCAAAGGATAA
- the thyX gene encoding FAD-dependent thymidylate synthase, protein MTPEQKAEIEAARADPQPTLRAVSEGMEAHLYRAHEVLDHGFVRVIDYMGDDAAITQAARVSYGRGTKAVSNDEGLIRYLMRHWHSTPFEMCEIKLHVKLPVFVARQWIRHRTANVNEYSARYSILDREFYIPAEDDLAAQSVTNNQGRGEALTGEEAARVLDWLREDSTRAYDHYEAMISQEGQQGLARELARMNLPANIYTQWYWKVDLHNLFHFLRLRADAHAQMEIRVYAEAMCKIVADWVPLAYQAFEDYRLGGAQLSAKGVECVRRMLKGEEVTQETSGMSKGEWREFMGVVDA, encoded by the coding sequence ATGACACCGGAACAGAAGGCCGAGATCGAGGCGGCGCGGGCCGATCCGCAGCCGACGCTGCGCGCGGTGTCCGAGGGGATGGAGGCGCATCTCTACCGCGCCCACGAGGTGCTGGATCACGGCTTCGTCCGGGTCATCGACTACATGGGCGACGACGCCGCGATCACGCAGGCCGCGCGGGTGAGCTACGGACGCGGCACCAAGGCCGTGTCGAACGACGAGGGGCTGATCCGCTACCTGATGCGGCACTGGCACTCGACGCCCTTCGAGATGTGCGAGATCAAGCTGCACGTGAAGCTGCCGGTCTTCGTGGCGCGGCAATGGATCCGCCACCGGACGGCGAATGTGAACGAGTATTCGGCCCGCTACTCGATCCTCGACCGGGAGTTCTACATCCCCGCCGAAGACGACCTCGCCGCGCAATCGGTGACGAACAACCAGGGCCGGGGCGAGGCGCTGACGGGCGAGGAGGCGGCGCGCGTGCTGGACTGGCTGCGCGAGGATTCGACCCGCGCCTACGACCATTACGAGGCGATGATTTCGCAGGAGGGCCAGCAGGGCTTGGCGCGCGAGCTGGCGCGGATGAACCTGCCCGCCAATATCTACACGCAATGGTACTGGAAGGTGGACCTGCACAACCTGTTCCACTTCCTGCGGCTCCGGGCCGACGCCCACGCCCAGATGGAGATCCGCGTCTATGCGGAGGCGATGTGCAAGATCGTCGCCGACTGGGTGCCGCTCGCCTACCAGGCCTTCGAGGATTACCGGCTGGGCGGGGCGCAGCTCTCGGCGAAGGGGGTCGAGTGCGTCCGCCGGATGCTCAAGGGCGAGGAGGTGACGCAGGAGACGTCGGGCATGAGCAAGGGGGAGTGGCGGGAGTTTATGGGGGTGGTGGATGCTTGA
- a CDS encoding VOC family protein codes for MGIEYLHTMVRVKDLEKSKAFYEMLGLVERRRSENEKGRFTLVFMCPPDQADGRADVELTYNWDGDDALPDDSRHFGHLAYRVDDIYEICAKLQDAGVTINRPPRDGHMAFVRSPDNISVELLQKGDAKPPQEPWASMENTGHW; via the coding sequence ATGGGCATCGAATATCTCCACACCATGGTCCGCGTGAAGGACCTCGAGAAATCCAAGGCCTTCTACGAGATGCTGGGCCTCGTCGAACGCCGCCGCTCGGAGAACGAGAAGGGCCGTTTCACCCTCGTCTTCATGTGCCCCCCCGACCAGGCCGACGGCCGCGCCGATGTCGAACTGACCTACAATTGGGACGGCGACGACGCCCTGCCCGACGACAGCCGCCATTTCGGCCACCTGGCCTATCGTGTTGATGACATTTACGAAATCTGCGCCAAGCTGCAGGATGCCGGGGTCACGATCAACCGCCCGCCGCGCGACGGGCACATGGCCTTCGTGCGCTCGCCCGACAACATCTCGGTCGAGCTTCTGCAGAAGGGCGACGCCAAGCCCCCGCAGGAGCCCTGGGCCTCGATGGAGAATACCGGCCACTGGTAA
- a CDS encoding Flp family type IVb pilin encodes MPPLTRFLEDETGAISVEYAVLCALTAGLGVAMMAGLKAGTADAGSDIAANSKYSAQIVQPPVRTIYDQGFMSGAYDAMGVLSEEELAVLTAWFDDLTTTVAADPGAYGTETIQAMHDVNTALDLSWSDMNLDRPTDATWTQEQLNALPGGTDFLTY; translated from the coding sequence ATGCCCCCCCTCACCCGTTTCCTCGAAGACGAAACCGGCGCGATATCCGTCGAATACGCCGTGCTCTGCGCGCTGACGGCGGGGCTGGGCGTCGCGATGATGGCCGGGCTCAAGGCCGGCACGGCGGATGCGGGCTCGGATATCGCGGCCAACTCGAAATACTCCGCCCAGATCGTGCAGCCCCCGGTGCGGACCATCTACGACCAGGGGTTCATGTCGGGCGCCTATGACGCGATGGGCGTGCTCAGCGAGGAGGAGCTCGCCGTGCTGACGGCCTGGTTCGACGACCTGACGACCACGGTCGCGGCAGATCCGGGCGCCTACGGCACCGAGACGATCCAGGCCATGCACGACGTCAACACCGCGCTGGACCTGAGCTGGAGCGACATGAATCTCGACCGCCCGACCGACGCGACCTGGACGCAGGAGCAGTTGAACGCGCTGCCCGGCGGGACCGATTTCCTGACCTACTGA
- a CDS encoding Flp family type IVb pilin encodes MFSAKFLRDEQGAVTVDWVVLTAAMVALGLAVMATVSRGVQATVTDIDANMNAPSVITRMNHGFGYAAHNQRVFNGLLTDMAGMPDDDLDQVAAYFNAVAEADLSGADDDTLGQLADFNAAIDMAYVDGGRTRPTETQYDEAELARISTEMGYDQGGVVQIASAD; translated from the coding sequence ATGTTTTCCGCCAAATTCCTTCGCGACGAGCAAGGCGCGGTCACTGTCGACTGGGTGGTCCTGACCGCCGCGATGGTCGCGCTAGGGCTGGCCGTCATGGCGACCGTCTCGCGCGGCGTGCAGGCGACGGTCACCGATATCGACGCCAACATGAACGCCCCCTCGGTCATCACCCGGATGAACCATGGCTTCGGCTACGCGGCGCACAATCAGCGGGTCTTCAACGGGCTTCTGACGGACATGGCCGGCATGCCCGATGACGATCTCGACCAGGTGGCCGCCTATTTCAACGCCGTGGCCGAGGCCGATCTGAGCGGCGCCGATGACGACACCCTGGGCCAGCTCGCCGATTTCAACGCGGCGATCGACATGGCTTATGTGGATGGCGGACGCACGCGGCCGACCGAGACGCAATATGACGAGGCCGAACTGGCGCGCATCTCCACCGAGATGGGCTACGACCAGGGCGGGGTGGTACAGATCGCCTCGGCCGACTGA
- a CDS encoding Mth938-like domain-containing protein, whose amino-acid sequence MDISETNFDDARPFDGYGPGFFRVGGEVVEGALVLHAGGIAGWDGYRDAEALTRLAGRVDFVLVGTGAEIAHVPGDLRAAVEEAGLGLEVMNTPAACRTYNVLVGEGRRVAAAVLPVG is encoded by the coding sequence ATGGATATCTCCGAAACCAATTTCGACGACGCCCGGCCCTTCGACGGCTACGGGCCCGGCTTCTTCCGTGTGGGCGGCGAGGTGGTCGAGGGCGCGCTGGTCCTGCATGCCGGCGGGATCGCGGGCTGGGACGGCTATCGCGACGCGGAGGCGCTCACGCGGCTCGCCGGGCGAGTGGATTTCGTGCTGGTCGGCACCGGCGCCGAGATCGCCCACGTGCCGGGCGACCTGCGCGCCGCGGTCGAGGAAGCGGGCCTCGGGCTGGAGGTGATGAACACCCCCGCCGCTTGCCGGACGTATAACGTGCTGGTGGGCGAGGGCCGCCGCGTCGCCGCCGCGGTCCTGCCGGTGGGCTAG
- a CDS encoding TSUP family transporter, whose amino-acid sequence MWDGLAAALALPGFAGLLACGAAAGLVYGFAGFGAALIFIPVAAALTDPGVALASFAVMASGSVVTILPRVWPVADRAATGFMILAATLTMPLGVALLTRLPEAPLRWAICGIVAATLAAVMAGWRITLSDRALPRLGLGATAGLMGGATGLLGPVVILVTLAGGAAAARMRANMALFLTTVTLLILPTLWWQGVLTLPVFWIGLILLPVYAGATLVGQALFRPGAERVYRGLAYAVVAGAVVLGLPV is encoded by the coding sequence ATGTGGGACGGGCTGGCCGCCGCGCTGGCCCTGCCCGGTTTCGCGGGGCTCCTGGCCTGCGGCGCGGCCGCGGGGCTGGTCTACGGCTTCGCGGGCTTCGGCGCGGCGCTGATCTTCATCCCCGTCGCCGCCGCGCTGACGGATCCCGGCGTGGCGCTGGCCAGCTTCGCGGTGATGGCCTCGGGCTCGGTCGTGACGATCCTGCCGCGCGTCTGGCCGGTGGCGGATCGTGCGGCCACGGGCTTCATGATCCTGGCCGCGACGCTGACCATGCCGCTGGGTGTGGCGCTGCTGACCCGCCTGCCCGAGGCGCCGCTGCGCTGGGCGATCTGCGGCATCGTGGCGGCCACGCTGGCCGCCGTGATGGCGGGCTGGCGCATCACCCTTTCGGACCGCGCGCTGCCGCGGCTGGGCCTCGGCGCGACGGCGGGGCTGATGGGCGGGGCGACGGGGTTGCTCGGGCCGGTCGTCATCCTGGTGACGCTGGCGGGCGGCGCCGCGGCCGCGCGGATGCGCGCCAACATGGCGCTGTTCCTGACGACCGTGACGCTCCTGATCCTGCCCACCCTCTGGTGGCAGGGCGTGCTGACGTTGCCGGTCTTCTGGATCGGCCTGATCCTGCTGCCGGTCTATGCCGGGGCGACGCTGGTCGGGCAGGCCCTGTTCCGCCCGGGGGCGGAGCGCGTCTACCGCGGGCTCGCCTACGCGGTGGTGGCGGGAGCGGTCGTGCTGGGGCTGCCGGTGTGA